AGATCCCATGCCTTTTTTACGTCAGGTGTGGGAAATGATGAGAAATGGAACGTGCCCAAACGTGGCTCATGTTGTTGGCATGGCTGCGACTTCGAGTTGCTAAGGTAGGAGAagcatttcttcatcttctcgtTGAGGTAGTCCATGGTTTGAGGTGTCTGTTGGTCAGCTTAATTTCTTTCTATTCGATCTGAGTTTTATTTATATTGCAATAGAAAGAGCAGTTCACTGAAGTAGGATGAGCTTTCCTTCAGCTTGCAGGAGCTTTCTTCACACCCACCGAAGTGTCGACATATCTATGTTCTAATACACCCTCTTTCATAACCTCTTTCATGGCAGTTTCACAGAACGTGACTTCAtaaaatatcttaaaaaaaaaaaaagagggtgagATCAGAGAAGGTGATGCCATTGACTGACGCAAGTCTTCCAAATTGTCTATAATTGTGGTAGAGTACATTGCATACCCATGTGCGGATGGAAACTTTTATAATTGTGGTAGAATACATTGCATACCCATGTGCGGATGGAAATTTTTATCCTTTCTGTCTCTAAAGACGGGGAATTAGCAAATGATCATTATGGagccgtttgtttagaggggagtcGGGTGGGATTGTATGACACATGAATCCCATATGTTGTTAAGGTGAAtgaaaagaatggaaaagttGTAGAAAAGTATAACTTTCCCACCCCATGCTTGTTTGGTTGGCTTGGGAAAGTTAAACTTTACCACCCCATGTATGTTTGGATATTAGAATTTGTGATTAAAGGGAAAGTTGCTATACTACAATATAATTACAAGAACACTATTATCAAATAACGTCATCACATTAACACCTACTAATGTGACCTTTATATTTTTGTGGTTACAATAAAATGCGGGATTCAccaatattaattaattaatttaatttagataataaaaaattattctaaaGAGGCTAATTGTGGTGATCCCTCTCATAAAGCTGACTGCAACACAAATAATTTGATACAATGAATTTAATGGTTGCATCAACAATCCATCAAGGAATAGCAGTCATATAGGAGAGATATCTCTACCCAATTCAAATACTAAGTCTAAAACCCAtgctaaaaattatttaaaatgagaaagagaaatccaCTTTAATAAGTGAATTTAGTTCCTTCTCGGCAACTCTTGATCCAATGCcccatttccttttttatttggcTAAGCTTCATTCATATCTTCAATCTGATGGGTCCTTTCCCTGACGATTATAAAGATCCCTATGCAATTGGGTAAGCATGAAACAATTAAGCGTATGAATGTCTCCAAAGAGAGAATTTATGAAGAGACATTCAAGTAACCGCAGTAAAGttacaaaaatcaagaatctaGATCTCTAGGTAGAACTTCCAAAATGAAGAGCATAAAGTCCGTCCATAATTTGTCCAAAAGTTTGAGAATATTACATCATTAGTCTGTAGGAAaccattaaaaataatatatatccACTCAAACATTCCATTCTAAAATTATTAAACAAAAATAAGTTCTTCAACCTAGAGTCAGAGTTCTAACTACATAGTTTTAAACTAATATATGTGTAAAGAGTTCACAAAAAGGCAGAACACAATATTCATAATCTAAACAACCCTTCTACCCATTGGGGTCTTGTGAATGCCAATGCCTCCAAAGAAAGTCTGCCCTGTGTGAGACATCATATGACATAAATATATTAGCTTGCACTGGATTTGCACTCAAGTATTCAAAAGACCTACTAGCTATGACATCAGAAATATCAGGGATCTCTCGTATGGCATGGAGGATAGGTGTCAAATCCATCTGATAAGGGCTTGGTTGCTTGGGTGGTTCTCGAAGTGCAACTGCCAAATCCTTGATGCCTTCAGCAATGGTGGCTAGTTGATCAAAATCAACactttgtttctgtttttttggccTTGGAGTATATCGATTTCCACTAGGCCCCTCTCTAACAGGTGATGTCCTTGGATCTTGTGAGTCTCCACCTACCACATTCGTGTTCGACTCCATGGCATTGTCATCAAAGTTCATTGGATCCCCACCTCTTGTCTCTGAATGATTTTGGTCGTTATCACGTGCCTTTCGATTTCTAGCCCACTGGCCAGTTGCGAAGTCCTCACCAAAAATGTTCTCCCAAATATCAAAGAACTcaaatttcttgtttttgtaGTACTTGGCTTCGGGGTGCTCCTACAACATAAAGCATATTAATATATTAAGAATTAATGCACAATATAAGTGAACATATATGCAAGTTCAATAGTGCATGCATATGTCGCGCTTAATCAAAATTAATTGAACATCAAATGTAAGTATGTTGGAAGAGGGGTCGCTATGTAACCAAGGGTTGTGAGATCACAACTTACTAATATGTAGGAGTTCCACACGCTATCTTCATGATATGTCAGCTGCTTGAGTTCAGAATTCCAGCCAAACCCACTAGTGTTGGCGATAGCATAGAGGGTCCTATAGACCTTCTTTACACTTTTTACtcgatttcgaatattctcttTGTTAACACTCAATCCATGGGCAGAATTAATAACATGCGCTGCTTGCACATATGTTGCATCCTTGAATCCATTTTGAGACTTGTTGCCCTCTGCAACTTGGGCATCTAGGAACTCAAATAAAGTTCTATCCATATCCGAATCCCACATCTGatttttgcttcttttgttGGTGTCATTAGATGATAAAGAGTCATATACATGATCcatctaaaattaaaaactaaaacaCAATATATGAGTAGTTAACAACAAAATATAATCCAACTAGAGAAGATATAAATTTGAGAAATGCATTGTCTGAGATGATAATACAAGTTTTCCTAGTTAGTGAAGATAGGCTTTCATTTCTAGTCAAATAAAATGATGACCTTCCAAAATATATAACAAAAGACACCCTAAAAAAAGGACGAGcattaggaagaaaaaaaggactATTGATCCCAAAAAAACATTTCCAAAAAAGGTTTACATCTTGTGCATAAATCAGTTTTGACGTCGACAACTTCTTTCCCAATCAACCCACATTTTATGCATAATCTGATCCCTTACAATGGTTCCTAGACGACCATGCTCGACCCTGCTGATTTGTGGCTCTACTATTGGCTCTGGATCGGGAACATGGTCCAAAAGAGCTCGATCCACTTCATCCAAAAGTGCATCATGTGGCATTACTCCCCTAATGAAGTTATGCACCGATGCACAAGCTAAGACAATATCAATCTGCCTTTCCCATGAGTGTGTTGGTTTTTCACTAATTATATTGAACCTCATCTTCCACACACCAAAGGTTCGCTCAATGGCATTGCGAAGCGATGAGTGTCTATGATTAAATAATTCCTTTTCTGTTCCTGGTACTCGGCCTCGTATCTCATTGAGGTGATATCGGGTGCTTCGAAATGGAGTAATGAAATTACGAAGCAATGGAAAACCAGCATCAGCAAGGTAGTACTTACCTAATACCAACGTCGAGTAAGTAGTAAGTGTTTGTAAATAAagagttaagaaaaaaaaattataaaagaataattataaaaaaataaaaaaataaaagcatctATCATAGTGCCATTCAACCACCTGCAGGACATACAATCCCATTCTCCATGGTAATGGCACTAGCCAATATCCTCGAGTCTGAAGCTGATCCCTCCCACCCAGCTAGAACCATGGTGAACCTAAGATCAAAATCACAAGCTACCAACACATTTTGAGACAACCATTGCTTTCGACCACGAAACCTACCCTCAATATTTTTAGGTACCTTAGCTAGAACATGTGTCCCATCAATTGCACCTACACAATCCTAAAAGaccaaatatatattaaaacaacttaaatatgaCTAAAATTTCGTTGTAAgaacaaaatttttatttatggatTTCATACCTTGAAGTACGGCCACCATCTATCGCTATCTTTGATAGATGAATGTGTCTCTTGACATGATTGTCCATTAATAAATTGATCTTGCATGTTGAGAACAGAATCCAAAACCATGTTGAAATATCTACTAATAGTTTCTCCTGATCTCTTCCAATATCCTCTATTGGGGCGGTTTCGAACACCAAATGCAATAGTATGTAAAAATATAGCCACTTGTTCTTCAACCCTACAATGAGTTGTGTCATGGAGCCTACCAGATGCTCTGAACAAGAATATGAATCTATTAAAGCTATCTATGTTCATCCGGAGCATGTCAAAATATTTCGTGTTATTCCTTTCAATGTCTTCTAGAAAAGTCCTTGGAGTTAAATAGGTATTTCTAGGCggtgcttcttcttcctcctcgtcATAGTCACATTCATCCAATATGACAAGTATGGCAGCTATAGCAGCCATACAAccagctgctgctgctgttcttCTCCGTTGTTGATATACAATAGCATCCATATTCCACTTCTGAAGGAACAAACATTGAACTCAAAACTATTGAAGTAACgacattttttcattcttttagtACTGATGTCAAAAGTATGTAAACCTATTTGGCATATAATCTTCAATACCCAATAACATTTTgcatatcaatgacttggatgaGATCTGAAAATTGCAGActatatagaaaaagaaaagaaaattctgtTAAGATTTGTTTTAGTACGATAAGGATTATCACTATCTACATGCATGGATTAAAACCCAATTAAATTTGCAATTCAGCAAGATTTAATTTGTGCAATtatttaaaaatgcattttaaatttcatagaaaataaatatgagaatgaaaaagataattaaataaaagagatgagtaatttaatgacttgatgtgaaaaAGAATGCCCCCAAGTCCCCAACCAATAACACCAAAGATGACATTGGTTTGGGTTAAGCTCAACCAAGTACTCCATTTGCTTACATAATCTTATCAACTTGAGCTATATAGTCAATAACTTCTCAGGAGATATTTAATTCAGAAGTAAGCAATCTTTTTAACCTTTTAATAATTAAACCAATTTCTACATATACAAATAACATTCAATGATTTTAAGCACTTAATATTTTCAATTTAAGCTGCAACTGAAGCAGGGAACTTCAAGGATTTTTAAGATTAAAGCACTTAGGAAGACTTTTCAATAGTTGGTAGAACAATGGGGATGCAGATAGCTGACGGATGAAACTGtagtaaatgaaaaataaaataagaaattaaaagcaCAATTGGAGAGTAGAGATTGAAGGGTACAAGAATAttgcaaaacaaaagaaaatctgaGGCGAGAgggaaaagttaaaaaaaatattataatgcGAACTTAATTACCAGTTATCAATTCCAATGACAGAATCGAAGCACCAAACCCCAGGGGTGGGGCAGGGGTTTCATAAAGAAAGGGTTGGGATGAGCAGAAAGAGAGGTGATTTCTATTGTGATGGGGTTAGGTTTCGCTAGCACAAGACATAGAAAGTTGGTGTTAGGGCTtcgtagaagagagagagagagagagagaggttttcaGAGAGGGTTCTTACGGGAGAAGGCTTGCAGCGGTGACAGAGTGTCTTCATTGGTGATCGATGGAGCAGACAACAATGATGAGCTTTGGAGTGGTTGCGACTAGGTATTTGATGACCAAGGTTTTCGCAAGGAAGACGGGAAGattagaaaagaaggagaaggagccGAATGAAAACCCTCTGATTCTTCTCAAGATATGAAAACCCTTCTTTTTTGGTATTACCTACAAACGagttgaggaagaagacacataGCTGGAGAGAAATCGTAGCCTTACCTCTGTTGGGAGATTATAAATTAAGTTgaggaagaagccacagagcTGGGAGAGATCGCTTCCTTCATCTTTCTTCCACCGGATCATTTTCCTTCGTCTTTCCCGCAAGAGTCCCACCAAATCAGTGGGACTTTGAAAgggaagaaatggaagaaacacACCTCCGATAGGAAACCTTGACCATCTGACAATAATTCCACAGCTCTCCCACCCCTTTCATCCAAACAACCCTATTTTACACTATTTTGTGGTAAAGTTGTCATTGATCCCACCCCACCAagtcccctctaaacaaacaggCCCTATAAGAAAAATTCCTCTGATCAAGTGTGTGGAACATTTTCTAAGGACTAATCCAACCCGGAACAGCCATCAACCTAGTTTTAAGGGTTGGGCCTCAAGCCAATTGGTTCAACAAATGGGCATGAACATGGATTTCCTTGGGTTGGACTGCAATTCTATCATCCGATTAAGGGGTTTCCTGGAtcaaggttttctttttttgacgTTCCCAATGAGTGCTACCTGGGTTGCAGTGTTAGCTAAAGAAATGTAATAACTAACTTCCTCTCTTCTAAGGTTTCTCAAAATACCATTCAAGATTTTATTCCTTTGGATACAAGCCAGAATAATGGCTATGTTTGATTCTAAGGAGaataaaagggaagggaagtgaaattttcatacttaaaaaagaaatatatgtaatcattactcatgtgactttaacattaacttcaaatcattccatatttggttataaaagttcactttactttgcatccaaaaccctttgctataatatgtaaaataaaaattacatgtaaaatacattATGACTAAATATGCTTAAAATAATTAAGTAGTTTACACAATCATATGGGATAATgactataaacatttctttttaaagtattaaaattttacttccctccCTTTAAATTGTCATTGCAACCAATCGGAGCCAACATGAAAATTCTTGTAATCGGGGAAGGGGGGTAAAGGCAATATCAAAACCAGGAATAAGAGCCAATGAAGGAGTTGGGATCGTAGTGACCAAGAAAGAGTCTACCCTTTTCTTCATAGATTCTAAAATGACCACCTTTCTTTTCTCGTGAGAAGTCCTCTTCTGGTCCAAATCCTGGGGCCCAACAGACCGCGTATGGTGTTTTCACCTTCCAGAGAAGTCCTTTCGATTAGAATATGATATCATAGGTTTTCATACTAAATCCTCAAAAAAAGGTTGGCGGCCATATATTTTAAAAGGAAATGGGTCCTCTTCATGTTCACTAACGTTAGAATCAGGGATCAGATCGGTTTGTGCTGATTCTGATCCAGATGAATCGAACTCAACAGAGAACAATGTAGAATCAGTCAAACTGGTCACGACCAATTCTAATCTGAATCAATTGATTTACGCTATGTTATAATGGTTTGTTGATTTTGAGTATGCCATCGATCTTCTTAGAGCTAGCAGTTCAATcaatgggagggctaggatgttGACCGGATTAAGTCCACATACGAGATTGTTCCTGTACGGGCCTAGTCCGGGGGATTGGAATCCATTAAATGTGGAAAGAATAATCTCATTCGTGAACCTGATCCGAACGCTGGGGTGAGAGGGTCATAGGAGAATTTTCCAAAGggagtaagagagagaaagatttgGGTAAACCGCTAACCTACCCCACCTTTTCCCTATAGACCTTCTCTCCATCTGCAAGCCCCATTTTTTGCTATTGATCAAAGGCTAGGTCAtgtctaagggtgttaattggttcggtttcagtttaaaCAGTGCagatcggttcggttcacatttatttgactaaaaccataacctcaccatttactaaacggttccactttctgaaactgtgaccgtttagtaaacggtttggGTTTCCACGATTTCTAAACGTTGTCgattttatggttttaaacaGTTTCAGTTTccgtttcgatttattccatacggtttgtaaaatggtttacaatcagtttgttataacttgcaaccatctctaaactgaagatcataagcttatcaaaaaataattggcaaccacaaataagagattctatattaacgatggtatgtcttaatttgataatctagtgctatttctttgcatgggcattctcaaacatttaaaaCTAATATCATACGACATCCAAGTCCATCCTTCTACagtataaaatattaaaatgacaggtggttcagccaaaacactccatctatgataacataataacatagtaacatatatggattacaagttcatgatctaaagcctaaacttgaactgaattgtaataaatcaaaccaaagcaagatgggcacttaatttaattgttaattgttatatggattactgccccttctttatttgaTTGTTATACAaattaatcggtttggtttaaATGATTTTAAACGGTTCAGTTTAAagggtttcaattcggtttgaaaccaacgggttccgtggttaaaaccgacccgacccgtttagctaatcgtcctaaaacttgaaaccataaccgcaccatttactaaacgattttgcAGCTTAGTGTAAAcggatcggttcgattttgataaacggttttggttacaaattcacatccttaggtcATGATGTGAGGGCTGCAAGGGATAAGCCTAAAGCATACTTCAATGATCAGTTGATACTATTTCAAAAATGGATGCCAGGATCCTCTTCGATGCTAAATGTTATCCCATGAACACCCAACGACTGGCATCACCTAGTGGTCATGCACCACTAGATGTTGTTAACCAACTAATGCTCACGTGCATCCAATGCTATAGAGTCCATGACCATCTAGagaaaatataaaggaaaattacatgattactcacttttgggttttcctttacaaaattatccaaccTAGATTTCAGTTGACAAAATACATTGTTTTAGATTTgagtttataaaactacccaaaCATAGCGTTCATCCCTCTACTGAGGAGGTTTTTTGATAGTTTTAACCCCCACCACGCACTTctatcccttcttcttcttctttctacccCCATTTCagggatgcaagtccttcccAGCCACTGCAATCACCTCATTGCAAGCCCCCAACCCTGTAATCACCTCACCGCCCACATCTTCCTATTGTTGGGTATCCACTCCTacccccttcttctcttcttgccaCCACACCCATCCCTACCCcctgcttctttttcttcctcctgcAATCTAATCGTCCACTTCCTAACATCTCACCCTAGCCGTTGACACTTCGAACACCTCACCCTCGTTGTTGCTGGCTCCCCCACATAACCAGTTGCACAAACAATAACCCTATTTATTTTCCTAGATTATTTAAAAGATTGTTTTTAGCAGAGACAGAGTGAGATATTGACAGTGAGGCAACTTGAGtctcatgtttgtctgcttataCAAATCCTTTCTATGGCCTACATTCCCTAAATTTGTCTTCAATTTAGGGGCGGGGATCTTGTCGTTTCCCTGAGCGAGTTGGGTTTCTAGTTTTGTGAAGGAGGCTCCTCCAACAAACTGAAACCCAGATTATATAAAGCCTTCAGATTTCATGTTTCGAAGCATTAAGGGAGATGGGTTCTTGAGTTCCTAATTATTTCATTTGTCCAGGTAGGagatatttttcccttttctatttgtttcatttttactttctttcttcctaGTCCTTTGGTTTTGTTTGGATTCAATCTCTACTGTCAAAGAAAGATCAGATTGTGATTGTTACCCAATAGAattacaaaagaaattaaaagaaaattgtggTTGTTTCTGGTCTCAGGATGAGGGATATCCCTTCCTGTTTCGGTGAGAATGGAGTTCAAGTGGTGGATTCGTCTTCAAGTACTAGCAAAGTTGCTCAGAATATTGTAACTTGTGTTTACCAGGGTAGATTGCATGTGACGTTTTGCTTGATCACTATCACATGGAGCAAGAAACTGATGGGTTAAGGCCTCAGTGTTGGGATCGACGATTCGAGCAACCATTGCCTCTATAAAGTCAAAATATAAAACCCTGGTTGTTTTCCAAGAAGAAAGGGTggcaagaagaagaggaaggggatATGAGCGGATGAGAGAAGGGAGATGGAGGTtaaattgtcaaaaaaaaaaaaaaaaaaacctctttaGTTGAGGGATTAACactattttggatagttttataaacccaaactttttttttggcctttgaCCTGACTAATCCCGTgagcccatattgaccccacaaccgcatggaccgggtcatatcgaggttgaatgagaaccactcaactttcactgaaagtagtgaagagcactaaacacccccgtgtgagtggcccactAGGCAGTCGAACTCAAGACGTCTGAGTTTACGATTCGTactaagttcgttgctcaccaactgcgcaacccccttgggttttataaacccaaacttaaaacaatatatttttattaattgaaaCAAAGATTGAGtgattttgtaaagaaaaatttaaaaatagatAATCGTGTAATTTTTCCAAAGTAAAACTCTAGCTGACAACCCTTAATTGGACAAACTGCTTATGAAAAATTCTCTTTGGcctcggattttttttttctttttttctttttttctccccaaATTAAAAATTCATCCAGAACATATTCTAAGAA
The sequence above is drawn from the Macadamia integrifolia cultivar HAES 741 unplaced genomic scaffold, SCU_Mint_v3 scaffold1600, whole genome shotgun sequence genome and encodes:
- the LOC122064281 gene encoding uncharacterized protein LOC122064281; this encodes MDHVYDSLSSNDTNKRSKNQMWDSDMDRTLFEFLDAQVAEGNKSQNGFKDATYVQAAHVINSAHGLSVNKENIRNRVKSVKKVYRTLYAIANTSGFGWNSELKQLTYHEDSVWNSYILEHPEAKYYKNKKFEFFDIWENIFGEDFATGQWARNRKARDNDQNHSETRGGDPMNFDDNAMESNTNVVGGDSQDPRTSPVREGPSGNRYTPRPKKQKQSVDFDQLATIAEGIKDLAVALREPPKQPSPYQMDLTPILHAIREIPDISDVIASRSFEYLSANPVQANIFMSYDVSHRADFLWRHWHSQDPNG